A window of the Cannabis sativa cultivar Pink pepper isolate KNU-18-1 chromosome X, ASM2916894v1, whole genome shotgun sequence genome harbors these coding sequences:
- the LOC115704085 gene encoding uncharacterized protein LOC115704085, translating to MWFHKLAYPGQCLTNSHLDIIFYYLRKKGKYAKEPKVKFTTTDCLFFKTIHALYEKFIAQKKNLSLITAQHAIADYIRGRKMLCGSPWHLCDHVLFIIHMETESHWILGRLNIEERCMYMYNSLSTAMKDSAAIKACQPFAVLLPHFFALFDEFKKENKPVCLDPFEVVKVDGLPQQTLK from the exons ATGTGGTTCCACAAGCTTGCATATCCTGGCCAATGTTTAACTAATTCt caTCTGGACATCATTTTTTACTATCTACGTAAAAAAGGAAAGTATGCAAAGGAGCCAAAGGTTAAGTTCACAACCACCGATTGCTTATTCTTCAAAACCATTCatgctttgtatgaaaaatttattgcacagaaaaaaaatctttctttgataacTGCCCAACATGCCATTGCTGATTATATCAGAGGTAGAAAAATGTTATGTGGTTCCCCTTGGCATTTGTGCGATCATGTTTTGTTTATCATCCATATGGAGACTGAATCACATTGGATTCTTGGTCGATTGAATATTGAGGAAAGGTGTATGTACATGTACAACTCCTTGTCGACTGCTATGAAAGATAGTGCTGCTATCAAAGCTTGTCAGCCATTTGCGGTGTTGTTGCCCCACTTTTTTGCTTTGTTTGATGAGttcaaaaaggaaaacaaaCCGGTTTGTTTAGACCCTTTCGAAGTTGTTAAGGTTGATGGTTTGCCTCAACAAACCTTGAAgtaa
- the LOC133031969 gene encoding uncharacterized protein LOC133031969: protein MIESEGELKETEPLQILVQSNGHWDDKKNYVDYESSGELISTKCTFEELMRIMMEELQCNHESTQLQLKYQLKEGGQPLQIKDDKSLLFYIKLLTKEVDFTRYPLCVNKTSNTAPPNQTMVWNNMIMESYENNAAQEDLQQPGNNTATTSKQQLSAQTMGSGEVDTFFLETGTVSSESTIQQPENNREKTTAVDEDFDFTDYAKLVAAEMVQQLENNQEEEEEVDNTEMIIINDKRHETIEKGQIYKDKETLISTLCYFAIKKIFQYKVVKSCTKEYNIVCLDTNCKWSLKATKNGNTETFIIRSYEEEHTCAVTIRFGDQRQATSKLIADFVKPKFLNLKTKCSLADIKTEMKDKYGIKMNYMKAWRSKERAQTQLHGNAKESYNLLPRYLYMLQKTNPGTLIDIEKDDDDSFKYAFVALNAAIKGWPNCKPIIVVDGTFLKAAYGGTLLTANTQDAESKIFPLAYCIVDSENDKSWEWFLKKIKEAFGVRECQCLISDRHESIIKATRKVFPEITHGYCIFHLFSNLKTKFKKNAKHFRVPFFAAAKAYTEMEFEFHMRELDNLDKRIRPYLEKIGHEKWSRYSTMTSNIAEALNSANLAARETPVTTLMECLRAQMQEWTYNNRKEAQKCTTRLTPSSEKKLIGNYVQSLRLTVS from the exons GAAACGGAACCATTACAAATATTGGTGCAGAGCAATGGGCATTGGGATGACAAAAAAAACTATGTTGATTATGAATCAAGTGGAGAATTAATTTCAACCAAGTGCACTTTTGAGGAACTAATGAGAATAATGATGGAAGAACTCCAATGCAACCATGAATCAACACAACTACAACTGAAATATCAACTGAAGGAAGGAGGCCAACCACTACAaatcaaggatgacaaaagtctGTTGTTCTACATAAAGCTATTAACGAAGGAGGTTGATTTCACAAGGTACCCATTGTGTGTGAACAAAACCAGTAACACGGCACCACCTAACCAAACAATGGTGTGGAACAATATGATCATGGAATCGTATGAGAACAACGCAGCACAGGAAGACTTGCAGCAACCTGGAAACAACACGGCAACAACTTCCAAGCAACAACTATCTGCGCAGACGATGGGATCTGGGGAAGTTGATACATTTTTCCTAGAAACAGGAACAGTGTCATCAGAATCAACCATACAACAACCAGAAaacaacagagaaaaaactacaGCAGTAGATGAAGATTTCGACTTCACCGACTATGCAAAGCTTGTGGCTGCAGAAATGGTACAGCAACTCGAAAACAaccaggaagaagaagaggaagtggacAACACAGAAATGATTATCATCAATGACAAACGACATGAAACAATAGAGAAGGGGCAAATTTACAAGGACAAAGAAACATTGATAAGTACACTATGCTACTTTGCAATCAAGAAGATATTTCAATACAAAGTAGTGAAATCTTGCACAAAAGAATACAACATAGTGTGTTTGGACACAAACTGCAAATGGAGTTTAAAGGCTACAAAAAATGGAAACACAGAAACATTCATAATAAGGAGCTACGAAGAAGAACACACATGTGCAGTTACAATAAGATTTGGAGATCAACGACAAGCTACATCAAAGTTGATAGCAGATTTTGTAAAACCAAAATTCTTGAACCTGAAAACAAAGTGCAGCCTTGCAGACATAAAGACAGAAATGAAAGACAAATACGGAATAAAGATGAATTACATGAAAGCATGGCGTAGTAAAGAGCGAGCACAAACCCAGCTACATGGAAATGCTAAAGAGTCGTACAATCTCTTGCCAAGATACCTGTACATGCTACAGAAAACAAATCcag GAACATTAATAGACATAGAGAAAGATGATGATGACAGTTTCAAATATGCATTTGTTGCATTGAATGCTGCTATAAAAGGTTGGCCAAACTGCAAACCAATCATCGTGGTAGACGGTACATTCCTAAAGGCCGCGTATGGAGGCACGTTGCTCACTGCCAACACACAAGATGCAGAATCGAAAATTTTTCCACTAGCATACTGCATAGTTGATTCTGAGAACGATAAATCGTGGGAGtggttcttaaaaaaaataaaagaagcatTCGGGGTTCGAGAATGTCAATGCCTAATATCAGACAGACATGAAAGCATCATCAAAGCAACTAGGAAAGTGTTCCCTGAAATAACACATGGCTACTGCATCTTCCACCTCTTCTCGAAcctcaaaacaaaattcaaaaaaaatgcaAAGCATTTCAGAGTGCCATTCTTTGCAGCTGCAAAAGCTTACACAGAAATGGAGTTTGAATTCCATATGAGGGAGCTAGACAACTTGGATAAGCGCATAAGACCGTACCTGGAAAAAATTGGCCATGAAAAATGGTCAAG GTACTCTACCATGACATCAAACATAGCTGAGGCACTGAACTCAGCAAATTTAGCAGCAAGGGAAACACCAGTGACAACATTAATGGAGTGCTTGAGGGCACAAATGCAAGAGTGGACGTACAATAATAGAAAAGAGGCACAAAAATGCACAACAAGGCTGACACCATCATCTGAGAAAAAACTCATAGGGAACTATGTACAGTCATTGCGACTAACAGTAAGTTGA
- the LOC115713790 gene encoding uncharacterized protein LOC115713790 yields MPVKPANQNLFEVIDEDRTRIVNLKEKTCTCNRFQKDEMPCNHAVAVMKDLNINTYNYCAQYYTSKAWLQTYEETVYPVGNVREWELPEFFEDIIVLPPKERIKSGRPRKRIMAAAWETKKQNKCGKCGQKGHNKKTCRRITA; encoded by the coding sequence aTGCCGGTGAAACCAGCAAACCAAAACCTGTTTGAGGTGATAGATGAAGACAGAACAAGAATAGTAAACTTGAAGGAGAAGACGTGCACATGCAATAGATTTCAAAAAGATGAAATGCCATGTAACCATGCAGTCGCCGTCATGAAGGACTTgaacataaacacatacaactaCTGTGCACAATACTACACATCAAAAGCATGGCTGCAAACATATGAAGAAACAGTATACCCAGTTGGAAACGTAAGAGAATGGGAACTTCCAGAATTTTTTGAAGACATCATAGTGTTGCCTCCAAAGGAGAGAATCAAGTCTGGAAGGCCGAGGAAAAGAATAATGGCAGCAGCTTGGgaaacaaagaaacaaaacaagTGTGGCAAGTGTGGACAAAAGGGACATAACAAAAAGACCTGCAGAAGAATTACAGCATAG